GATGAAGGCGGGATTATGTGCAGATTGGTCAGCAAAAACGATAATCCCGAAGATGAAGATAAAGCACTATATATAGTGTCTATTACCCATCTCAAAATAGATCCAAATCATCCCCATGCAGAAGAAATAGCAACTTATCAACGTGAGAGAAATCGCAAGTTAATGTTACAAAATCGTGGTAGTTTGATGACTGAATTAATGCCTTCACGCTCTCCTAAAACAAATAAGAGCGGTAAAGGTTTTGGAAAATAATTAACTCCGAAAACGGTATTGCATTTGTTTAGGAAGGTTTACATTTTTGATATCATCAAAATAGTAATATTCCCCTTGCATTTGCACATTTTGAATGAGACTTACTGGAGGCATATTTACCACATCATAGCTAATAACTTGATTAGTAAACATGACATCTAAAGGGTTTAAAGGATGAGTGCAGGTAAATAAATCAGTTTTGATTTTTGGTTGTGGTAATTTCTCAACCGTAATTTCTGCTTTACTCATCCATTTACCTAAACGAATCCATTTAGGTAATTTGATCTCTTTTTGAGAAATTAGAAAGAACTCAAATTGACTTTCTGGTGCAATTTCCTTTGCTCTACCAAAACTGGGAATATTCTTTTGGGTTTTCTCCATTTCTACATGGTAGTTATTATTTGCATATTTCCATGTATTGAGAATAGATGAATGCCTCAGAGAACGAGCCGGAGTTATATAAATTCCTTGTTCATTTAAAGGGGTTAAATGTGCTTCATATTTTGGCACTTGTTCGGGGCAAAAATAGCGATAGGAATCTTCTTCAGCAACGGTAGTTGAGTAGATTTGACTATCAACTAAACCAAGGGCATAACAGAGGGCGTAATTATGAACTATTGCTTCTGTTTCGTAAAGTCTGCCGATTTCACGGGTGGCAAAATAGAGGCTATCATGTAGTTCTAATTGACAACGGTAGATAAACACCATTTTTGTTACTCCGCTTTAGCATTTTTACCTGCTTTTGGTTTTGCGGTTTTTGCTTCTTCAGACTTACCTTTAATATGCTTTTTAGCATAAGCCTTAGCTTCATCATTAGCTTGTTGTAAAAGTGATTTAATTCCTGCTTCGTTATTTGTGAGGTTTTTAACTTCATTGACTAGAGGTATAAAAGCATCACCAATTAAATCTGTATGCACAATAAATTCATCATTCATTAAATTCTCAATTGCACTTTTAGCAGCAGTAATTACATCATCTTCATCTAAAGGATCGGGTGATTTGAGAGTATTATTTGCTTTCATTTGATCGTATATGGCTTGAGTCCAACGCAGATTACTGGTAATTTCTCCATCAGCAAAAATCACACCGACTAATTCATTCCTAACGCGACCTGTGCGGGTTGTTTGTGCGCCATAATGACGAGTTCTGAGAATGTTATTAAAAACATAAAGAAAACTAGCTTCTGTGGGGTCTTTCAGTGTTACAATACTAGGAAAGAAAACTTGTGGTCTAATGTGATCTTGTTGATTAATTCTGCTAGTAACTTCACCAGCTTTAGAACCACTTTCTCCTTTAGAAGCCATTGTACCATTTTCAAAAGGAGCATTCAGAGTAAAGGTTTCATGAGATTCATCAAAAGCTGTAATTGAAAATGCCGTATCTACCACTACTTTTGATTTTTCTGAACCAGAATCACCAATAGCAAAACCGTAAATTATACAATCAGGATTATCCATTGCAAAAGATACGTTATATTCACATTCTTCTGCTGTCATGAATTCATATTTACGGAGTAATT
The window above is part of the Dolichospermum sp. DET69 genome. Proteins encoded here:
- the cas5d gene encoding type I-D CRISPR-associated protein Cas5/Csc1 yields the protein MVFIYRCQLELHDSLYFATREIGRLYETEAIVHNYALCYALGLVDSQIYSTTVAEEDSYRYFCPEQVPKYEAHLTPLNEQGIYITPARSLRHSSILNTWKYANNNYHVEMEKTQKNIPSFGRAKEIAPESQFEFFLISQKEIKLPKWIRLGKWMSKAEITVEKLPQPKIKTDLFTCTHPLNPLDVMFTNQVISYDVVNMPPVSLIQNVQMQGEYYYFDDIKNVNLPKQMQYRFRS
- the cas7d gene encoding type I-D CRISPR-associated protein Cas7/Csc2 encodes the protein MTLLKTVDAKLFQSEIPYKPMGKYAHFLTVRITESYPLFQTDSELNKARVRAGVKDKNTISRLSMFKRKQSTPERLVGRELLRKYEFMTAEECEYNVSFAMDNPDCIIYGFAIGDSGSEKSKVVVDTAFSITAFDESHETFTLNAPFENGTMASKGESGSKAGEVTSRINQQDHIRPQVFFPSIVTLKDPTEASFLYVFNNILRTRHYGAQTTRTGRVRNELVGVIFADGEITSNLRWTQAIYDQMKANNTLKSPDPLDEDDVITAAKSAIENLMNDEFIVHTDLIGDAFIPLVNEVKNLTNNEAGIKSLLQQANDEAKAYAKKHIKGKSEEAKTAKPKAGKNAKAE